One Paraburkholderia sp. HP33-1 genomic region harbors:
- a CDS encoding SCO family protein, whose product MTAWTRREILRATALAVTAAVSAKAYAQHGNMGPVSPPVRLTDIPVVDQTGTPRTLEALLSEGVTAVQTIYTGCSSVCPLQGALFGAVQDRMLQARTRYPVRLLSIGIDPFGDLPSALREWLARFNAGPRWNAVTLASDDVDRTRTELAGRPTLPRSIADHSTQVYCFDHDAMLRWRSADLPRVEEVCDVLGVLGV is encoded by the coding sequence ATGACCGCCTGGACACGACGGGAAATATTGCGAGCAACCGCTTTAGCCGTGACGGCGGCGGTATCGGCGAAAGCGTATGCCCAGCATGGAAACATGGGGCCGGTCAGTCCGCCTGTCCGCCTCACCGATATTCCGGTGGTCGACCAAACTGGCACGCCCCGAACGCTCGAAGCGCTGTTGAGTGAAGGCGTCACTGCGGTGCAGACGATTTACACGGGTTGCAGTTCGGTTTGCCCCCTTCAGGGAGCGCTATTCGGCGCCGTTCAAGACCGGATGCTGCAAGCCCGTACACGTTATCCAGTCCGCTTGCTGTCGATTGGAATCGACCCATTTGGCGATTTACCTTCCGCGCTTCGCGAATGGCTCGCACGTTTCAATGCCGGTCCGCGATGGAATGCGGTCACACTGGCTTCGGATGACGTCGACCGAACGCGAACTGAGTTGGCGGGGCGCCCAACGCTGCCACGTAGCATTGCCGACCATTCGACCCAGGTCTATTGCTTCGATCACGATGCGATGTTGCGCTGGCGCAGCGCTGATCTTCCACGAGTCGAAGAAGTTTGTGATGTTCTCGGTGTACTGGGAGTTTGA
- a CDS encoding galactose oxidase-like domain-containing protein has translation MKRNRFPTSNLKSSAAGTKALALIVLGSMMVAMCEDVTAQTGPPSQWTAPISLPLVPAAAANLPNGKVLVWSADSPLDFTGGEVNLSKHENNGGTYTAIFDPVAGTSTQVFVTNIGHDMFCPGIVNLPSGDIFVTGGSTSAKVSAFNPASGKWKSQKEMNIPRAYQGSVTLSNGDVFVLGGSWNGGLGGKSGETWSNSGWRENTGVTANWGNPDVTDDAEGIYRADNHMWLFADSNGMVFHAGPSRAMQWISTAGAGSISASVNRGADNDAMTGNAVMYDVRKILAVGGAPDYENDYATSNATLIDIGSGATNTRTIAPMHYQRAFANSVVLPSGEVVVVGGQTYAQPFSDDNAILTPEIWSPATETFTALAAQAVPRTYHSIALLLPDGRVLSGGGGLCGGCSSNHTNVEILTPPYLLNADGSPAPRPTILSAPTSASLGSSISVSTDRAVSAFSLMRLSSVTHSLNNEQRRIPLSFSASKADQYVLQIPSDSGVAVPGYYMLFALDANGVPSVSTTIRIH, from the coding sequence ATGAAACGTAACCGATTTCCAACAAGTAATCTGAAGTCGTCGGCAGCGGGCACAAAAGCCTTGGCCCTGATAGTCCTCGGGTCGATGATGGTTGCAATGTGCGAGGATGTAACAGCGCAGACCGGGCCGCCGTCGCAGTGGACTGCGCCGATTTCTTTGCCACTGGTGCCGGCGGCAGCAGCGAATCTACCGAATGGAAAGGTGCTGGTCTGGTCGGCTGATAGTCCGCTGGACTTTACTGGCGGCGAAGTGAATTTGAGCAAGCACGAGAACAATGGGGGCACCTATACTGCGATCTTCGATCCGGTGGCGGGGACGAGCACGCAGGTGTTTGTCACCAATATCGGTCACGACATGTTCTGTCCGGGAATTGTCAATCTTCCCAGCGGCGATATTTTTGTGACGGGTGGATCGACTAGCGCGAAGGTCAGTGCTTTTAACCCCGCCTCCGGAAAGTGGAAATCCCAGAAAGAGATGAACATTCCGCGGGCGTATCAAGGCAGCGTGACACTGAGCAACGGTGACGTGTTTGTATTGGGGGGCTCATGGAACGGTGGGCTAGGAGGCAAGAGCGGAGAAACGTGGAGTAATTCGGGCTGGCGCGAGAATACCGGGGTAACTGCCAACTGGGGCAACCCTGATGTGACAGACGACGCCGAAGGAATATATCGTGCGGACAACCATATGTGGTTGTTCGCGGATTCCAACGGCATGGTTTTCCACGCTGGACCGAGTCGAGCCATGCAGTGGATTAGCACTGCAGGCGCCGGCAGCATATCTGCATCGGTAAATCGAGGCGCTGACAATGACGCGATGACCGGCAACGCGGTCATGTATGACGTTCGCAAGATCCTCGCGGTCGGTGGTGCGCCCGACTACGAAAACGACTACGCGACGTCGAACGCGACATTGATAGATATCGGCAGTGGAGCGACGAACACGCGCACGATAGCCCCAATGCACTATCAACGCGCGTTTGCCAACAGCGTTGTGTTACCGAGCGGCGAAGTCGTCGTGGTTGGCGGTCAAACCTATGCACAGCCTTTCTCTGACGACAATGCGATTCTGACGCCAGAGATCTGGAGCCCCGCGACTGAAACCTTTACGGCGCTTGCGGCCCAGGCCGTCCCGCGCACCTATCACAGTATCGCGCTGCTTTTGCCGGACGGGCGCGTTTTGAGCGGTGGTGGGGGCTTGTGCGGGGGATGTTCGAGCAACCACACTAACGTCGAAATACTGACGCCGCCGTATCTTCTCAATGCGGACGGTTCACCAGCGCCACGCCCGACAATCCTGTCGGCCCCCACGAGCGCGAGTCTCGGCTCGTCGATCTCGGTTAGCACCGACAGGGCGGTTAGCGCCTTCTCGCTGATGCGCCTATCGTCGGTAACCCATTCGCTCAACAACGAACAGCGACGCATTCCGTTAAGCTTTAGCGCGAGCAAGGCAGACCAATATGTGCTGCAAATTCCGAGCGATTCCGGAGTCGCCGTGCCCGGCTATTACATGTTATTCGCTCTCGACGCGAACGGAGTACCGAGTGTCTCAACCACTATTCGAATCCACTAA